Proteins encoded within one genomic window of Panicum virgatum strain AP13 chromosome 1N, P.virgatum_v5, whole genome shotgun sequence:
- the LOC120655189 gene encoding trifunctional UDP-glucose 4,6-dehydratase/UDP-4-keto-6-deoxy-D-glucose 3,5-epimerase/UDP-4-keto-L-rhamnose-reductase RHM1-like, whose product MATPYKPKNILITGAAGFIASHVATRIVKNYPDYKIVVLDKLDYCSNLKNLLPVSSLPNFKFVKGDIASADLVNFILVTENIDTVMHFAAQTHVDNSFGNSFEFTKNNIYGTHVLLEACRQITGQIKRFIHVSTDEVYGETDEDAVVGNHEMSQLLPTNPYAATKAGAEMLVMAYGRSYGLPVITTRGNNVYGPNQFPEKLIPKFILLAMRGEPLPIHGDGSNVRSYLYCEDVAEAFEVILHRGEVGHVYNIGTKKERTVMNVAKDICKLFNLEADKAIKFVDNRPFNDQRYFLNNEKLKSLGWSERTHWEEGLRKTMEWYVANSDYWGDVSGALLPHPKAMVMPGGFEGSKEIKGMLSQFNNIQTKVAPTSDSVLETHPFKFLIYGRTGWIGGLLGKICEKQGIPYEYGKGRLQDRSSLILDIQTIKPTHVFNAAGVTGRPNVDWCESHKPDTIRTNVVGTLTLADVCREHGLLMINYATGCIFEYDAQHPEGSGIGFKEEDTPNFTGSFYSKTKAMVEELLKEYENVCTLRVRMPISSDLSNPRNFVTKISRYDKVVNIPNSMTILDELLPISVEMAKRNLRGIYNFTNPGVVSHNEVLEMYKQYIDPSYKWTNFTLEEQAKVIVAPRSNNELDTTKLKKEFPELLSIKDSLIKYVFEPNRKVAAN is encoded by the exons ATGGCGACACCGTACAAACCTAAGAACATCCTCATCACTGGAGCTGCTGGGTTTATCGCCTCCCATGTCGCGACCCGCATCGTGAAGAATTACCCTGACTACAAGATCGTTGTCCTCGACAAGCTTGACTACTGCTCGAACCTGAAGAATCTGCTCCCCGTGAGCTCATTGCCAAACTTCAAGTTTGTCAAGGGAGACATCGCAAGCGCCGACCTTGTCAACTTCATCCTTGTCACAGAGAACATTGACACTGTGATGCACTTTGCAGCCCAGACACATGTTGACAATTCCTTTGGGAACTCTTTCGAGTTCACCAAGAACAATATTTATGGTACACATGTCCTTCTTGAGGCCTGCCGGCAGATCACTGGTCAGATCAAGAGGTTCATCCATGTCAGCACTGATGAGGTTTATGGAGAGACAGATGAGGATGCAGTTGTTGGCAACCATGAGATGTCACAGCTGCTCCCCACAAACCCCTACGCAGCCACCAAAGCCGGAGCGGAGATGCTTGTCATGGCCTATGGGAGATCCTATGGTCTTCCAGTCATCACTACTCGGGGCAACAATGTCTATGGCCCTAACCAATTCCCAGAGAAGCTCATCCCAAAGTTTATTCTCTTGGCCATGAGAGGGGAACCCCTTCCAATCCATGGTGATGGATCCAATGTCCGGAGCTACCTCTATTGTGAGGATGTCGCCGAGGCATTTGAGGTCATTCTTCATCGTGGAGAAGTTGGACATGTTTATAACATTGGGACAAAGAAAGAGAGGACGGTCATGAATGTGGCAAAAGATATATGCAAGCTTTTCAATCTGGAAGCAGACAAAGCTATCAAGTTTGTTGACAACAGGCCTTTCAATGATCAGAGGTACTTCCTCAACAATGAGAAGCTCAAGAGCCTTGGATGGTCCGAGCGCACTCACTGGGAGGAGGGCCTGAGGAAGACTATGGAATGGTATGTGGCCAATTCCGACTACTGGGGTGATGTTTCTGGGGCATTGCTGCCTCATCCAAAGGCAATGGTGATGCCTGGAGGGTTCGAGGGCTCTAAGGAGATTAAAGGAATGCTTTCTCAGTTTAATAACATTCAGACAAAGGTAGCTCCAACATCAGATAGCGTTCTAGAAACGCATCCCTTCAAATTCTTGATATATGGTAGGACTGGATGGATTGGTGGACTTCTTGGAAAAATATGTGAGAAGCAGGGAATCCCATATGAATATGGAAAAGGCCGCTTGCAAGACCGTTCTTCACTCATCCTTGACATCCAAACTATTAAGCCGACACATGTCTTCAATGCTGCTGGTGTAACTGGCAGACCCAATGTTGACTGGTGTGAATCACACAAACCAGACACCATCCGTACCAATGTTGTGGGTACCTTGACTCTAGCTGATGTGTGTAGGGAGCATGGCTTATTGATGATAAACTATGCCACAGGGTGCATATTCGAATATGATGCACAACATCCTGAAGGATCAGGTATCGGCTTCAAAGAGGAGGACACACCAAATTTTACTGGTTCATTCTACTCGAAGACCAAGGCAATG GTCGAGGAGCTACTGAAGGAATATGAGAATGTCTGCACCCTGCGTGTCCGGATGCCAATATCTTCTGACCTTAGCAACCCCCGGAATTTCGTGACAAAGATCAGCCGTTACGACAAGGTGGTGAACATCCCAAACAGCATGACAATATTGGATGAGCTCCTGCCGATCTCAGTCGAGATGGCGAAGAGGAACCTGCGGGGCATCTATAATTTCACCAACCCTGGCGTCGTCAGCCACAACGAGGTGCTGGAGATGTACAAGCAGTACATTGACCCTAGCTACAAGTGGACAAACTTCACCCTCGAGGAGCAAGCCAAGGTCATCGTCGCGCCCCGGAGCAACAACGAGCTGGACACCACCAAGCTGAAGAAGGAGTTCCCCGAGTTGCTGTCAATCAAAGACTCACTGATCAAGTACGTCTTCGAGCCAAACAGGAAGGTGGCAGCAAACTGA
- the LOC120655185 gene encoding uncharacterized protein LOC120655185, translating into MTREMHAVLAGIPQSVRPAVLIASTCALLLLATALLLPRAPPAPPLTTGAAVRLDARVTRRSGNEVLWQLPPASTPLRAALFAAPGCTIRATDFFDASTGCPRCAGLPEERRFTRAALARGYAVLAVSSRAECWSLDAGGEGGSELAAVESIIKWWTTEEFPQLAGLPLVGIGASSGGYFLSALAARVRFSSVVVMIAEGVYGAMADIPAGYPPALFVHMPKDAERAGLVADSMGKLKAKRVDVREIRCDDFAVSAEFLAERVPGLTRAVADALVDVLRRKGFVDEKGFLKKDGRSTPWKKAAEEAKVLPEGFNLERHVNEELNVAYAYHEFTSLKNTEIFEWFESHMNH; encoded by the coding sequence ATGACACGCGAAATGCACGCCGTCCTCGCCGGGATCCCGCAGTCGGTCCGGCCCGCGGTGCTGATCGCCTCGACGTgcgcgctgctcctcctcgccACCGCGCTCCTGCTCCCCCGCGcccctcctgcgccgccgctgaccaccggcgccgccgtccgcctcgacgcgcgcgtcACCCGGCGGAGCGGCAACGAGGTGCTGTGGCAGCTGCCGCCCGCGTCGACCCCGCTGCGGGCCGCGCTGTTCGCGGCGCCCGGGTGCACCATCCGCGCCACCGACTTCTTCGACGCCTCCACCGGGTGCCCGCGCTGCGCGGGGCTCCCCGAGGAGCGCCGCTTCacccgcgccgcgctcgcccgcgGGTACGCCGTCCTCGCCGTCTCCAGCCGCGCCGAGTGCTGGTCCCTCGACGCCGGCGGAGAGGGGGGCAGCGAGCTCGCCGCGGTCGAGTCCATCATCAAGTGGTGGACCACGGAGGAGTTCCCCCAGCTCGCGGGCCTCCCGCTCGTCGGCATCGGCGCGTCCTCGGGCGGGTACTTCCTCTCCGCGCTTGCGGCGAGGGTCAGGTTCAGCAGCGTCGTCGTCATGATCGCCGAGGGCGTGTACGGGGCCATGGCCGACATCCCGGCCGGGTACCCGCCGGCGCTGTTCGTGCACATGCCCAAGGACGCCGAGAGGGCGGGACTGGTGGCGGACAGCATGGGCAAGCTCAAGGCGAAGCGCGTCGACGTGCGGGAGATCCGGTGCGATGACTTCGCCGTGAGCGCGGAGTTCCTGGCGGAGAGGGTGCCGGGGCTCacccgcgccgtcgccgacgcgcTGGTGGACGTGCTGCGCCGGAAGGGGTTCGTGGATGAGAAGGGGTTCCTGAAGAAGGACGGGAGGAGCACACCGTGGAagaaggcggcggaggaggccaaGGTCTTGCCGGAGGGGTTCAATCTGGAGAGGCATGTCAACGAGGAGCTGAATGTTGCCTATGCATACCATGAGTTTACCAGCCTCAAGAATACTGAGATCTTCGAATGGTTCGAGTCCCATATGAATCATTAG
- the LOC120655188 gene encoding protodermal factor 1-like: MQWHQWNCGALLERIYMCLKGTQFINLSISSFSTSSSAIYSVLFVDVESKMATKVLLVSAVLVGLVSLSSCRSLAELSEQKTYTYSSAPSYGSSPTPTYGTGGGYKPTPTPSYGSTPSTPSTPSYGIPEIPKHRFTGSCDYWKSHPDMITAVVGSLGNIGKTFGTACSLIVGKKIENLHDALSNTRTDGVGALLREGAAAYLNSIVNKKFPFTTQQVKDCIIVAITSDGAASAQAGIFKKANEYHF; the protein is encoded by the exons ATGCAATGGCATCAATGGAACTGTGGAGCACTGCTCGAACGTATATATATGTGCCTGAAGGGTACTCAGTTCATCAACTTAAGCATCTCTAGTTTCTCAACCAGTTCTTCAGCCATATATTCAGTCTTGTTTGTAGACGTCGAGAGCAAGATGGCCACCAAGGTTCTTCTTGTCAGTGCTGTACTAGTGGGACTCGTCAGCCTGAGCTCATGCAGGAGCCTGGCAGAGTTGTCTGAGCAGAAGACCTACACCTACTCATCTGCTCCCAGCT ATGGTAGCTCCCCAACTCCGACGTACGGGACAGGAGGCGGGTACAAGCCAACGCCAACACCATCTTACGGCTCAACACCAAGCACCCCAAGTACACCTTCCTATGGGATCCCTGAAATTCCAAAGCACAGATTCACTGGATCCTGCGA CTACTGGAAGAGCCACCCAGACATGATCACTGCAGTTGTTGGATCCCTTGGCAACATCGGCAAGACTTTTGGTACTGCCTGCAGTTTAATTGTCGGCAAGAAGATTGAGAATCTgcatgatgcactctcaaacaCCAGAACTGATGGCGTTGGTGCTCTGCTACGTGAGGGAGCAGCTGCATACCTCAATTCCATTGTGAACAAGAAGTTTCCTTTCACCACCCAGCAGGTGAAGGATTGCATCATTGTGGCCATTACATCAGATGGTGCTGCTTCTGCCCAGGCTGGGATATTCAAGAAGGCAAATGAATACCACTTCTAG
- the LOC120655186 gene encoding putative nuclease HARBI1 translates to MFIYMLSRNASFQKLSDRFKNSRETIHRHIKACFDAVTAMTGEFIKPPSTQTHWKISSDPCYGPYFENCRGAIDGIHVPMTISDSEAAPYRNREESISQNVMLACDFDLNFVYVSCGREGSASDAAVLYSAIESGFQVPVGKYYLVDGGYANTPSFLAPYIDVPYHTEEKEQGNFQPRDYRELFNLRHAQLHGHIKRAVGLLKMRFPILNVATSYRKDTQLKIPAAAVALHNVIQRQGGDEELLSDQTIPFVSRKAVTLPSGDDTYGYDVAAFNNECDMGNALRDGIAQRMWADYERSMYMSVFGTEQSGQKDCQGE, encoded by the exons ATGTTTATTTACATGTTATCTCGAAATGCTAGCTTTCAAAAACTAAGTGACAGATTCAAGAACAGTAGAGAAACTATCCACAGACACATCAAGGCATGCTTTGATGCAGTCACTGCAATGACTGGTGAATTCATCAAGCCACCTTCAACTCAAACCCATTGGAAAATATCATCTGATCCATGTTATGGGCCTTACTTTGAG AACTGTAGAGGAGCAATTGATGGAATTCATGTCCCTATGACAATATCAGATAGTGAAGCAGCTCCATACCGAAATAGAGAAGAATCCATTTCTCAGAACGTGATGCTTGCCTgtgattttgatttgaattttgtCTATGTTTCTTGTGGCCGAGAAGGGTCTGCATCTGATGCAGCAGTCTTATATTCTGCTATTGAATCCGGATTTCAAGTCCCAGTAGGCAAGTACTATCTGGTTGACGGGGGTTATGCAAACACGCCATCTTTTCTCGCTCCTTATATAGATGTCCCTTACCATACTGAAGAGAAAGAACAGGGCAATTTCCAACCCCGAGACTACAGAGAGCTTTTCAATCTTCGCCATGCACAGCTGCATGGACACATAAAGCGTGCTGTTGGCCTGCTGAAGATGCGATTTCCAATTCTAAATGTTGCAACATCTTACCGAAAAGATACTCAACTGAAAATTCCAGCAGCGGCAGTAGCTCTGCATAACGTAATTCAGAGACAAGGAGGTGATGAAGAATTGTTGAGTGACCAGACAATCCCATTTGTGTCCCGTAAAGCTGTGACTCTTCCTAGTGGTGATGATACATATGGCTATGATGTTGCAGCTTTCAACAATGAATGTGACATGGGTAATGCATTGAGGGATGGTATTGCACAGAGGATGTGGGCGGATTATGAAAGAAGCATGTATATGTCTGTTTTCGGAACCGAACAGTCTGGCCAAAAAGACTGTCAAGGAGAGTAA